From the Actinomycetes bacterium genome, one window contains:
- a CDS encoding TetR/AcrR family transcriptional regulator, whose product MTRRLTTRGKERRAQLLAYATKRFASDGYHPTSVADIVDGMGVGKGVFYWYFESKEELFVEILRNAQKDLRRTQQRAIEGVDDPVRRLELGIRAAVLWMAEHPEERRLFEFARTEGSFARAMRAGQSVLVADAVTHLREAVESGAIPDRDPEALAHAVLGVSNQLTTVYMGSADRSHEEVADLVVAICRNGFAGR is encoded by the coding sequence GTGACGAGACGGCTCACCACGAGGGGCAAGGAGCGGAGGGCCCAGCTCCTGGCCTACGCCACGAAGCGCTTCGCCAGCGACGGCTATCACCCCACATCGGTGGCCGACATCGTCGACGGAATGGGAGTCGGCAAGGGCGTCTTCTACTGGTACTTCGAGTCGAAGGAAGAACTCTTCGTCGAGATCCTCCGCAACGCCCAGAAGGACCTGAGACGCACCCAGCAACGCGCCATCGAGGGTGTCGACGATCCGGTGCGCCGCCTCGAGCTCGGCATCCGCGCCGCGGTCCTGTGGATGGCCGAGCACCCCGAGGAACGCCGGCTCTTCGAGTTCGCACGCACCGAGGGCAGCTTCGCCCGGGCGATGAGGGCGGGTCAGTCGGTACTGGTGGCCGACGCCGTGACGCACCTGCGCGAAGCGGTCGAGTCAGGAGCGATCCCGGACCGCGACCCAGAGGCGCTGGCGCACGCCGTGCTCGGCGTCTCCAACCAGCTCACCACGGTCTACATGGGCTCCGCAGACCGCAGCCACGAGGAGGTTGCGGACCTGGTGGTCGCCATCTGCCGCAACGGCTTCGCCGGCCGCTGA